In Palaemon carinicauda isolate YSFRI2023 chromosome 18, ASM3689809v2, whole genome shotgun sequence, a genomic segment contains:
- the LOC137657637 gene encoding uncharacterized protein, which translates to MAHFRRLLLMRIPIARSYCSPLSAQLLVPRNFIPNVQLPAGFPNQIRKLTVSAVNQCKSATEVDTGEKQSLGKVDPKFQLVFTCKVCSTRQTKVISQLAYKKGVVIVTCDGCANNHLVADNLGWFSDLEGKKNIEEILAAKGEAVQRGLASSYLELGNNNVQVSSDSTVDYEKEEEQRATDAWNIAQETLKLMAADGGTPTNSNDEGSNDGKKK; encoded by the coding sequence ATGGCGCATTTTCGAAGACTGCTGTTAATGAGAATTCCGATAGCTAGATCATATTGCTCACCCCTATCAGCACAGCTGCTGGTTCCCCGGAATTTCATTCCTAATGTACAGTTACCTGCCGGGTTTCCAAATCAAATTCGTAAACTCACAGTGAGTGCTGTTAATCAATGTAAAAGTGCTACTGAAGTAGACACTGGTGAGAAACAGTCGTTAGGAAAGGTTGATCCAAAGTTCCAGTTAGTATTTACGTGCAAAGTGTGTAGCACCAGACAGACCAAAGTCATATCGCAGTTAGCATACAAAAAAGGTGTTGTCATTGTGACTTGTGATGGTTGTGCAAATAATCATTTAGTGGCTGATAATCTTGGGTGGTTTTCTGACttagaaggaaagaaaaatattgagGAAATCTTAGCAGCCAAGGGTGAAGCTGTGCAGAGAGGATTAGCATCCTCTTATTTGGAATTAGGGAACAATAATGTACAGGTATCATCAGACAGCACTGTAGACTATGAAAAGGAGGAGGAGCAAAGGGCAACTGATGCTTGGAATATTGCACAAGAAACTCTAAAATTGATGGCTGCTGATGGTGGAACCCCAACGAATTCTAATGATGAAGGTAGTAATGATGGTAAAAAAAAGTAG
- the LOC137657636 gene encoding L-seryl-tRNA(Sec) kinase-like, which translates to METNIVITVLMGLPGAGKSTLCEALASTASDNPYFDGFIFIHVCFDTLIPLSLQEKFVEDKKAGVEDTTESWKQARHEVYLNVDKLLSCLKTDDYDFNVFKLFNVHKTSLGKDSKVVILLDDNFYYRSMRYEYFQLARKHTVGFMQVYIDIDYGIAIKQNLNRAHTVPEAAIYNMAQKFQHPKPRENRWEDPTFVTQSSGGADLKCFGNMVLNRMSFPVLPVENNESEKEEARLICSRNVAHQADLYLRSLVGKTIKEAHKKGSTNSKEFSARVNAARQYVMVSVRKGSLLFPPNLADNIDDNNRESFEKFILEEFQKSL; encoded by the coding sequence ATGGAAACAAATATTGTCATAACTGTTTTGATGGGGTTACCGGGTGCTGGTAAATCAACTCTCTGTGAAGCTCTTGCTTCAACAGCCAGTGACAACCCTTATTTTGATGGtttcattttcattcatgtttGCTTCGACACCTTGATTCCATTGTCACTTCAAGAGAAATTTGTTGAGGATAAAAAAGCTGGAGTTGAAGACACAACTGAGAGTTGGAAACAAGCGAGACATGAAGTTTACTTGAATGTTGATAAATTGTTAAGTTGTTTAAAGACTGATGATTATGATTTTAATGTTTTCAAATTATTTAATGTACATAAGACTTCTTTAGGGAAAGACTCAAAAGTTGTTATTCTTCTAGATGATAATTTTTATTACCGGAGCATGAGGTATGAGTATTTCCAGTTAGCTAGAAAACACACTGTTGGATTTATGCAGGTGTATATTGATATTGATTATGGTATTGCTATTAAACAAAACTTGAACAGAGCACACACTGTTCCAGAAGCTGCAATATATAACATGGCACAAAAGTTTCAACACCCAAAGCCAAGAGAAAATAGATGGGAAGATCCAACTTTTGTGACACAGTCTTCAGGTGGAGCAGATTTAAAATGTTTTGGAAACATGGTACTAAACAGAATGTCATTTCCAGTGTTGCCAGTTGAGAACAACGAATCCGAGAAAGAAGAAGCACGTCTGATCTGCTCTCGTAATGTTGCCCATCAGGCTGACTTGTATCTGAGATCTCTGGTTGGTAAAACCATCAAAGAAGCTCACAAAAAGGGCTCAACAAATAGCAAAGAGTTTTCTGCTCGGGTTAACGCTGCTCGGCAGTATGTCATGGTTTCAGTACGTAAAGGTTCACTTCTGTTTCCACCTAACCTGGcagataatattgatgataataacaggGAATCTTTTGAAAAGTTCATTCTAGAAGAATTCCAAAAGAGTTTGTAA